The bacterium genome has a segment encoding these proteins:
- a CDS encoding response regulator transcription factor translates to MWADTMAILVVEDEHKIREFLKRGLEEEGYAVETASDGEEGLELASGGAYEVVILDLLLPQRDGLDVCRALRADGVTTPVLMLTARDAVDQRVVGLDVGADDYLTKPFAFEELLARIRALLRRERTARPSILEVADIVLDPASRTVSRDGRTIDLTNREYQLLHLLMRHPGQILSRAVIEDRVWGYTFDPGSNVVDAYIRLLRRKIDHGHPRQLIRTVRGAGYVLRT, encoded by the coding sequence ATGTGGGCTGACACGATGGCGATCCTTGTGGTCGAGGATGAGCATAAGATCCGGGAGTTCCTCAAGCGCGGGCTTGAGGAAGAAGGCTACGCCGTGGAAACGGCTTCCGACGGCGAAGAAGGCCTCGAACTCGCATCCGGCGGCGCCTACGAGGTTGTCATTTTGGACCTGCTGCTGCCCCAACGCGACGGCCTCGACGTCTGCAGAGCGTTGCGCGCCGACGGCGTCACGACGCCGGTGCTGATGTTGACCGCCCGGGATGCCGTGGATCAGCGCGTCGTGGGCCTCGACGTCGGCGCGGACGACTACCTGACCAAGCCCTTCGCGTTCGAGGAATTGCTCGCCCGGATCCGAGCGTTGCTGCGCCGCGAGCGCACGGCGCGGCCTTCGATTCTCGAGGTCGCCGACATTGTGCTGGACCCCGCGAGCCGCACTGTGAGCCGGGACGGCCGGACGATCGATCTCACCAACCGCGAGTATCAACTCCTTCATCTCTTGATGCGGCATCCCGGCCAGATCCTCAGCCGTGCGGTGATCGAGGACCGGGTTTGGGGATACACCTTCGATCCCGGCAGCAACGTGGTGGATGCCTACATTCGGCTCCTCCGGCGCAAGATCGATCACGGGCATCCCCGTCAACTGATCCGCACGGTGCGCGGAGCGGGGTATGTCCTGAGGACGTGA